One window of Corynebacterium doosanense CAU 212 = DSM 45436 genomic DNA carries:
- a CDS encoding response regulator — translation MIGVMLIDDHPVVRAGLRAILDSFDDVTVVAVGANGSAVDEMPEGVDVVVCDLQMPEVDGVEATRRLVAAGGPPVLVLTTFDTQSNIVSALEAGALGYLLKDAPEEQLHAAVLATAAGKRTLSPEVAVVLAERVTRPMETLSGREIELLEALASGASNRELASKLFISEATVKTHLIHIYQKLGVDNRTAAVTVARERRLI, via the coding sequence ATGATCGGTGTCATGCTTATCGACGACCACCCCGTCGTCCGCGCCGGCCTGCGCGCGATCCTCGATTCCTTCGACGACGTCACCGTCGTCGCGGTGGGTGCCAACGGCTCCGCCGTCGACGAGATGCCGGAGGGCGTGGATGTGGTGGTCTGTGACCTGCAGATGCCCGAGGTCGACGGAGTGGAGGCCACCCGTCGCCTCGTGGCCGCGGGCGGGCCGCCGGTCCTGGTGCTGACCACCTTCGACACGCAGTCCAACATCGTCTCGGCTCTGGAGGCGGGCGCGCTGGGTTACCTGCTCAAGGACGCGCCGGAGGAGCAGCTGCACGCCGCGGTCCTGGCCACGGCCGCCGGCAAACGCACGCTGTCTCCCGAGGTCGCGGTCGTGCTTGCCGAGCGGGTCACCCGGCCGATGGAGACCCTCAGCGGGCGCGAGATCGAGCTGCTCGAGGCGCTCGCCTCCGGCGCCTCAAACAGGGAGCTGGCCTCGAAGTTGTTCATCTCCGAGGCCACGGTGAAGACTCACCTGATCCACATCTATCAGAAGCTCGGGGTGGACAACCGCACCGCGGCCGTCACCGTCGCCCGGGAGCGACGCCTCATCTAA
- a CDS encoding sensor histidine kinase gives MRDLSASTVSVIAWSAGAVLLCALGLISGAPVPGLVATLVLMGALIAARRVPIIASVVFVAGFVFVSSTPGLLGFIDAILALAFCAWMAYRRPALHVGILVVVLGLAGLFDPTAGRFTSDYSAAVIWMTQLISVALIGWGIQRWQRARREMIEDLRRRRREIARTLHDSVAASLTSVVIKAEVLGLAQDDDDTEMSRQLRDIAEDSRRSMRQVRQLITILDSEERDDLVASIESLSSVLDKGRERFEAKGFHVTPADFGGSELPVALDPPCVELVDKFLAEVATNALKYAPARSTLVVERRYADGNYELSVSNDLGPRSPAGVMSSGLGLRNLSADAERLGGELLAGASEDRWRTTLRLPA, from the coding sequence ATGAGAGATCTATCCGCCTCGACCGTTTCCGTCATCGCCTGGTCAGCGGGCGCGGTGCTCCTCTGCGCGCTGGGGTTGATCTCCGGTGCTCCCGTGCCGGGGCTGGTGGCCACACTTGTGCTGATGGGGGCACTCATCGCCGCTCGCAGAGTGCCGATCATCGCCAGCGTGGTGTTTGTCGCAGGGTTCGTGTTCGTCTCCAGCACCCCAGGGCTTCTGGGGTTCATCGACGCCATTCTGGCACTGGCTTTTTGCGCGTGGATGGCTTACCGACGCCCGGCGCTCCACGTCGGCATTCTCGTCGTGGTACTCGGCCTTGCCGGGCTTTTCGACCCTACTGCCGGCAGGTTTACCTCAGACTATTCTGCTGCGGTTATCTGGATGACTCAGCTCATCTCGGTCGCACTCATCGGCTGGGGGATTCAACGCTGGCAGCGGGCGCGCCGGGAGATGATCGAGGATCTCCGCCGCCGTCGCCGAGAGATTGCGCGCACCCTTCATGACTCGGTGGCTGCCTCGTTGACTTCAGTGGTGATCAAAGCCGAGGTTCTGGGCCTCGCGCAGGATGACGACGACACCGAGATGTCCCGCCAGCTGCGTGATATCGCCGAGGACAGTCGCAGGTCGATGCGTCAGGTGCGCCAGCTCATCACCATCCTGGATAGCGAGGAGCGCGATGACCTCGTGGCATCCATCGAGTCGCTCTCGTCGGTGCTGGACAAGGGCCGGGAGAGGTTCGAGGCGAAGGGCTTCCATGTCACGCCGGCAGATTTCGGCGGGTCCGAACTACCGGTCGCTCTGGATCCCCCGTGTGTAGAACTGGTAGACAAATTCCTCGCAGAAGTGGCGACCAACGCCCTGAAATACGCCCCCGCCCGGTCCACGTTGGTGGTCGAGCGTCGTTACGCGGACGGTAATTACGAGCTCAGCGTTTCTAACGATCTAGGGCCTCGTTCGCCCGCCGGCGTCATGTCGTCCGGGCTGGGGCTGCGCAATCTTTCCGCCGATGCTGAGAGATTAGGCGGAGAGTTGCTCGCAGGTGCGTCCGAGGACCGGTGGCGTACGACACTGCGCCTACCGGCGTAG
- a CDS encoding ABC transporter permease produces MFLALRDIAAARGRFALIAGVVGLITLLVVMLSGLTGGLGKQNTSALESLNPDRFALSSSDEGYSFTSSSVTDRDADEWASISGVSSVTPLGTAQGVMSTADTTTSVAILGLPTGTELPVGGEVPQTGAVASQGLEVSAGDQVTLAGTDVTVVDTTADDYFAHSPVVWVSTDTWRDVAHAQPDVVGTALLLDGGLSSDSWKAAGDDTSALTMGEAFNALPAYKSENGSLMMMQGFLYAISALVTVSFLTVWTIQRTRDLAVLRALGASPRYLLRDSLGQALIILLAGVGLGSLAGAGLGALAIGTVPFQLDLTTTLLPAVGILVLGLAGALLATRRVTKIDPLTALSTV; encoded by the coding sequence ATGTTCCTAGCACTCAGAGATATTGCCGCAGCCCGCGGCCGATTCGCCCTCATTGCCGGCGTTGTCGGCCTGATCACCCTCCTCGTTGTCATGCTCTCCGGCCTCACCGGTGGCCTGGGGAAACAGAACACCTCCGCGCTCGAGTCCCTGAATCCCGACCGCTTCGCACTCTCATCCTCGGATGAGGGGTACAGCTTCACCTCCTCTTCGGTGACTGACCGCGATGCGGATGAATGGGCGTCGATAAGCGGCGTTTCCTCCGTCACCCCGCTCGGCACCGCTCAGGGCGTGATGAGCACCGCCGACACCACCACGTCCGTGGCCATCCTCGGCCTCCCCACCGGCACTGAACTGCCCGTCGGCGGCGAGGTGCCGCAGACCGGCGCCGTGGCCAGCCAGGGGTTGGAGGTTTCCGCAGGTGACCAGGTCACCCTCGCGGGCACCGACGTCACCGTCGTGGACACCACGGCGGACGACTACTTCGCCCACTCCCCCGTCGTCTGGGTCTCCACCGACACCTGGCGCGACGTGGCCCACGCGCAGCCCGACGTCGTGGGCACGGCACTGCTTCTCGACGGCGGCCTCTCCAGCGATTCCTGGAAGGCCGCCGGCGACGACACCTCCGCGCTGACCATGGGCGAAGCCTTCAACGCCCTGCCCGCCTACAAGTCCGAGAACGGCTCGCTGATGATGATGCAGGGGTTCCTCTACGCCATCTCCGCGCTGGTCACGGTCTCATTCCTCACCGTCTGGACCATCCAGCGCACCCGCGACCTCGCCGTCCTGCGTGCCCTCGGAGCGTCGCCGCGCTACCTGCTTCGCGATTCCCTCGGCCAGGCGCTCATCATCCTGCTCGCGGGCGTCGGCCTGGGTTCGCTCGCCGGAGCGGGCCTTGGCGCGCTGGCCATCGGCACCGTCCCCTTCCAGCTCGACCTCACCACGACCCTGCTTCCGGCCGTCGGCATCCTCGTCCTCGGCCTGGCGGGCGCCCTGCTGGCCACCCGCCGCGTGACCAAGATCGACCCGCTCACCGCACTCAGTACTGTCTAA
- a CDS encoding rhodanese-related sulfurtransferase has product MALSKILLYYTFTPIADPTAVMLWQRDLCESLGLKGRIIISEHGINGTVGGEMAACKKYVRKTREYPGFKGMEFKWSEGGAEDFPKLSVKVRDEIVSFGARGELKVDENGVVGGGQHLKPGEVHELVEKRGEDVVFFDGRNAMEAQIGKFRDAVVPDVDTTHDFIAELESGKYDWMKDKPVVSYCTGGIRCEVLSSLMKNRGFSEVYQLDGGIVRYGEKYGNQGLWEGSLYVFDKRMHVEFGEDAAELGHCVLCGNPSNTFVNCVNEDTCRRQVLLCDDCSSHIATSHCGRPDCAAVAAELAAS; this is encoded by the coding sequence GTGGCTCTCTCCAAAATTCTCCTCTACTACACCTTCACGCCCATCGCCGATCCGACGGCGGTGATGCTCTGGCAGCGCGACCTCTGCGAATCCCTGGGGCTGAAGGGGCGCATCATCATCTCCGAGCACGGGATCAACGGAACCGTCGGCGGGGAGATGGCCGCGTGCAAGAAGTACGTGCGCAAGACCCGCGAGTACCCCGGGTTCAAGGGCATGGAGTTCAAGTGGTCCGAGGGCGGGGCGGAGGATTTCCCCAAGCTGTCGGTGAAGGTCCGCGACGAGATCGTGTCCTTCGGCGCGCGGGGGGAGCTCAAGGTCGATGAGAACGGCGTGGTCGGCGGGGGACAGCACCTGAAGCCCGGAGAGGTGCATGAGCTCGTCGAGAAGCGAGGCGAGGACGTCGTGTTTTTTGACGGCCGCAACGCGATGGAGGCGCAGATCGGCAAGTTCCGCGACGCCGTCGTCCCGGACGTGGACACGACCCACGACTTCATCGCGGAGCTCGAGTCCGGCAAATACGACTGGATGAAGGACAAACCCGTGGTGAGCTACTGCACCGGCGGCATCCGCTGCGAGGTGCTCTCCAGCCTCATGAAAAACCGCGGGTTCTCGGAGGTCTACCAGCTCGACGGTGGCATCGTGCGCTACGGCGAAAAATACGGCAACCAGGGACTCTGGGAGGGCTCGCTCTACGTCTTCGACAAACGCATGCACGTCGAATTCGGCGAGGACGCCGCCGAGCTCGGCCACTGCGTGCTGTGCGGCAACCCCAGCAACACCTTCGTCAACTGCGTCAACGAGGACACCTGCAGGAGGCAGGTTCTGCTTTGCGACGACTGTTCCTCACACATCGCCACGTCACACTGCGGCCGACCTGACTGTGCCGCGGTCGCAGCCGAGCTCGCCGCGTCCTAG
- a CDS encoding sensor histidine kinase: MTHSFVFAQRITIDLAGETPVNRPVDYPSLRGELRWALVEDSFALPRILTSLRVTLHVLFAVLLAVAVVAAKAAGQLTWLVGALALLLAGVYFAGTLAEKRGRASAHSAPAVAWLLAILLLWAALVCQSGSFVWLLFPLVFLIPSVLPWIPAVAVTLVGLLVAVGLPVLTGQSEFSVGGVVGPAIGTLAALTAFLFYRALSQEVITQRGTAIRLRATQEQLVSSEREAGRLSERERLAREIHDTLAQGLSSIVLLSRAAEKSLATDAETAAEQVRTINRTAADNLAEARRFVAGLTSPAMLDSVPDALAALVDKHRRQQAALGESTDLELSYTGDSGRAVPDDVAAAVIRVAQEASTNALRHARARRVVITYGVWPDAATVDIVDDGRGFDPTDTSGYGLPGLRARVRELGGVLAVESAPGSGTAIAARFPLAGELS; the protein is encoded by the coding sequence ATGACTCATAGTTTTGTGTTTGCGCAGCGCATAACCATCGACCTGGCAGGTGAAACCCCAGTCAACCGTCCGGTTGATTACCCGTCGCTGCGCGGGGAACTACGGTGGGCGCTCGTGGAAGATTCTTTTGCCCTGCCCCGGATTCTCACCTCGCTGCGGGTGACGCTGCACGTGCTTTTTGCCGTCCTGCTGGCCGTCGCCGTCGTCGCCGCGAAGGCCGCCGGTCAGCTGACGTGGCTGGTGGGAGCGCTGGCGTTGCTGCTGGCCGGCGTGTACTTCGCGGGCACGCTCGCGGAAAAGAGGGGGCGCGCGTCGGCGCACTCCGCGCCGGCCGTGGCCTGGCTGCTGGCTATCCTCCTCCTCTGGGCCGCGCTGGTGTGCCAGTCCGGCTCCTTCGTGTGGCTGCTATTCCCCCTGGTGTTCCTCATCCCCTCCGTCCTGCCGTGGATCCCCGCGGTGGCGGTGACCCTCGTCGGGTTACTTGTCGCCGTGGGCCTTCCGGTGCTCACGGGCCAGTCGGAGTTCTCGGTCGGGGGAGTGGTCGGCCCGGCCATCGGCACGCTCGCCGCGCTGACCGCGTTCCTCTTCTACCGGGCTCTCAGCCAGGAGGTGATCACCCAGCGAGGCACCGCGATCCGCCTGCGTGCCACGCAGGAGCAGCTGGTCAGCTCCGAGCGCGAGGCCGGTCGCCTCTCGGAGCGTGAGCGCCTCGCCCGCGAGATCCACGACACCCTCGCGCAGGGGCTGAGTTCGATAGTCCTGCTCTCGCGCGCCGCCGAGAAGTCCCTGGCCACGGATGCGGAGACCGCCGCCGAGCAGGTGCGCACCATCAACCGCACGGCCGCGGACAACCTTGCCGAGGCCCGCCGGTTCGTCGCCGGACTGACCTCGCCGGCGATGCTGGATTCGGTGCCGGATGCGTTGGCAGCGCTCGTCGATAAGCATCGCCGCCAGCAGGCTGCGCTGGGGGAGTCCACCGACCTGGAGCTGTCCTACACCGGCGATTCCGGCCGGGCCGTGCCGGATGACGTCGCAGCCGCGGTCATCCGCGTTGCGCAGGAGGCCAGCACCAACGCGCTGCGCCACGCCCGTGCCCGCCGCGTGGTGATCACCTACGGCGTGTGGCCGGACGCCGCCACGGTGGACATCGTCGACGACGGCCGCGGTTTCGACCCCACCGACACCTCGGGCTACGGCCTCCCCGGCCTGCGCGCGCGGGTGCGGGAACTCGGCGGGGTCCTCGCGGTAGAGTCGGCACCCGGTTCGGGAACCGCGATTGCGGCCCGGTTTCCCCTGGCAGGAGAGCTCTCATGA
- a CDS encoding universal stress protein yields the protein MPKKDDTTAELRPADPRSGEFLTRPEGSRLRILVAWQPGVAGDEAVDTAAWLAKAMPSRIRAVTTLLRFWPTTSLSKLGSRYDKWMSKQTKAYTARVRDAFSRAGIDESHWDSDVAVVADGPNESTLLNEAATDYDADLLVVGSRPTAAKGRFLSGTTTDALLHSATTPLLLAPRSVKLSKRGVTRVNVAYLSTKSEEVQEALHFGGQLAQRLGVPLRLVAFSPTGLTHNGLDDRIDLSRELSDEWYEHALGMLDRARDLTMETLPDLDVHTALGSGAGWPGAVDALKWKKGDLLCMGSTIRGSFERVFLGSTEAQFLQHVSVPVIVLPAPKQP from the coding sequence ATGCCGAAGAAGGACGACACAACGGCTGAGCTCCGCCCGGCGGATCCTCGCTCCGGCGAGTTCCTCACTCGACCGGAAGGCTCGCGTCTCCGCATCCTCGTCGCGTGGCAGCCCGGAGTCGCCGGGGACGAGGCCGTTGACACCGCGGCCTGGCTGGCCAAGGCAATGCCCTCCCGCATCCGCGCCGTCACCACTCTCCTGCGTTTCTGGCCGACTACCTCGCTGAGCAAGCTCGGCTCCCGCTACGACAAGTGGATGAGCAAGCAGACCAAGGCCTACACCGCCCGGGTGCGGGACGCCTTCAGCCGTGCGGGCATCGACGAATCCCACTGGGACAGCGACGTGGCCGTGGTGGCCGACGGCCCCAACGAGTCGACCCTGCTCAACGAGGCCGCCACGGACTATGACGCGGACCTGCTCGTGGTCGGCTCCCGCCCCACCGCCGCCAAGGGGCGTTTCCTCTCCGGGACCACCACCGACGCATTGCTGCACTCCGCCACCACTCCCCTGCTCCTCGCCCCGCGCTCGGTGAAGCTGTCCAAGCGGGGAGTCACCCGCGTCAACGTCGCCTACCTCAGCACCAAATCGGAAGAGGTTCAGGAGGCGCTGCATTTCGGCGGCCAGCTGGCCCAGCGCCTGGGGGTGCCGCTGCGCCTGGTGGCCTTCTCCCCCACCGGCCTCACCCACAACGGCCTGGACGACCGGATCGATCTCAGCCGCGAGCTGTCCGACGAATGGTACGAACACGCCCTGGGGATGCTCGACCGGGCCCGCGATCTCACCATGGAGACACTGCCCGACCTCGACGTTCACACCGCCCTGGGCTCCGGCGCGGGCTGGCCCGGCGCGGTGGACGCGCTGAAGTGGAAGAAGGGTGACCTGCTGTGCATGGGATCCACGATCCGCGGCTCCTTCGAGCGGGTGTTTCTCGGATCCACGGAGGCGCAGTTCCTCCAGCATGTCAGCGTCCCGGTGATTGTCCTCCCCGCTCCGAAACAACCGTAA
- a CDS encoding MarR family winged helix-turn-helix transcriptional regulator, protein MSTPKPMDIAKKIRPAMTKLYVMYFRIAEQSDLTGPQLSIMSRLRENGALRISQIAKEEGIRMPTASNALHQLERRQLVERIRDEHDRRGVRVELTSLGASELRRVGEERENYLADMIATLSEEDQRKCEDFADVINRLATQYGVTEDSPLGDTAK, encoded by the coding sequence ATGTCGACCCCGAAACCCATGGACATCGCGAAGAAGATCCGCCCCGCGATGACGAAGTTGTACGTCATGTACTTCCGCATCGCCGAGCAGTCGGACCTCACCGGCCCTCAGCTGTCCATCATGTCCCGCCTCCGGGAGAACGGTGCTCTGCGTATCAGCCAGATCGCCAAAGAGGAGGGCATCCGGATGCCCACCGCGTCAAACGCTCTCCACCAGCTGGAACGCCGCCAGCTCGTCGAGCGGATCCGCGATGAGCATGACCGTCGCGGCGTCCGGGTCGAACTCACCTCCCTCGGAGCCAGCGAGCTGCGCCGGGTGGGCGAGGAACGCGAGAACTACCTGGCGGACATGATCGCCACCCTCAGCGAGGAGGACCAGCGCAAGTGCGAGGACTTCGCTGACGTGATCAACCGCCTCGCCACCCAGTACGGGGTAACCGAAGATTCACCCCTCGGGGACACCGCGAAGTAG
- a CDS encoding ABC transporter ATP-binding protein: MLAISDCTVTYPDGTSTVTALDGANLQVGPGELHAVVGESGSGKSTLLAVAGGLTVPVSGLIDVAGQALAGADDKERTRIRRDYIGFVFQTPNMLPALTVRDQLLLTDHVRGQKRRPSRADELLERVGLGGLGDRKIGQLSGGQKQRVGIARAMMGEPKLLLADEPTSALDADNSRSVVEMLSQLVKESGIAGVLVTHDRSQLEVCDGVTEMKDGRTRLVSGELAGARR; this comes from the coding sequence ATGCTCGCCATTTCCGACTGCACCGTCACCTACCCCGACGGCACCTCCACCGTCACCGCCCTCGACGGCGCCAACCTCCAGGTCGGCCCCGGCGAACTGCACGCGGTCGTCGGCGAATCCGGCTCCGGCAAGTCCACCCTCCTCGCCGTGGCCGGCGGCCTCACGGTCCCCGTCAGCGGGCTTATCGACGTCGCTGGCCAAGCACTCGCCGGAGCCGACGACAAGGAGCGCACCCGCATCCGCCGCGACTACATCGGGTTTGTCTTCCAGACCCCCAACATGCTCCCCGCCCTAACCGTCCGAGACCAGCTCCTGCTCACCGACCACGTCCGCGGCCAGAAGCGCCGGCCCAGCCGTGCCGACGAGCTACTCGAGCGTGTTGGTCTCGGCGGCCTGGGCGACCGGAAGATCGGCCAGCTCTCCGGTGGCCAGAAGCAGCGCGTCGGCATCGCCCGCGCGATGATGGGTGAGCCCAAGCTCCTGCTTGCCGACGAACCTACCTCCGCCCTCGACGCCGACAACTCCCGCTCCGTGGTGGAGATGCTGTCTCAGCTGGTCAAGGAATCGGGCATTGCCGGCGTGCTGGTCACCCACGACCGCTCCCAGCTCGAGGTCTGCGACGGTGTCACCGAGATGAAGGACGGACGGACGCGGTTGGTTTCTGGGGAGCTGGCTGGGGCGCGTCGATAA
- a CDS encoding response regulator: MTSPIRLFIVDDDQRVRDGFLAYFSYVDDITVVGTAKDGSEALDTLRRVPVDVVLSDINMPRMGGIELLAEVKKFPKPPTFVAITSLDTDDSMLRMIGGGAAGYVVKSEAPAKIIDAVRDAFNGGTTVSPEALSRLVDYVPRVDPRTNETTRRIESLSPAERTILDLLCQGLSNSEIARRSFYAESTVKKHVSHLISYFEASSRLELVVQVLESRGSAARR, from the coding sequence ATGACCAGCCCCATCCGTCTGTTCATCGTCGACGATGACCAGCGAGTCCGTGACGGATTCCTGGCGTATTTCTCCTACGTCGACGACATCACGGTGGTGGGCACCGCCAAGGACGGGTCGGAGGCCCTGGATACGCTGCGCCGGGTCCCCGTCGACGTGGTGCTCTCGGACATCAACATGCCCCGCATGGGAGGCATCGAACTTCTCGCCGAGGTGAAGAAGTTCCCGAAGCCGCCGACGTTCGTGGCCATCACATCGCTGGACACGGATGATTCCATGCTGCGCATGATCGGCGGAGGCGCCGCGGGTTACGTGGTCAAGAGCGAGGCGCCGGCGAAGATCATCGACGCTGTGCGTGACGCGTTCAACGGCGGCACCACGGTGTCGCCGGAGGCGCTGTCCCGGCTGGTGGACTATGTCCCGCGGGTGGATCCGCGCACGAATGAGACCACCCGGCGGATCGAGTCCCTCTCTCCGGCGGAGCGTACGATTCTCGACCTGCTCTGCCAGGGGTTGTCCAACTCGGAGATCGCCCGCCGCTCGTTCTACGCTGAATCGACCGTCAAGAAGCATGTTTCTCACCTGATCAGCTACTTCGAGGCGTCCTCCCGCCTGGAGCTCGTGGTCCAGGTGCTGGAGTCGAGGGGTTCGGCGGCGCGTCGTTAG
- a CDS encoding aspartate aminotransferase family protein: MTETNDHVFYSWSAQDEINPVEIVSSEGSTITDADGNTFLDFTSQLVFTNLGHQNPRLIQAIKDQADKLAVIAPAYKNATRTELAGRIADAAPGGLNYVFFTNSGAEANEHAVRMARFHTGRKKVLSAYRSYHGATATAMTLTGEPRRWANDNLDAHVGRFFGPYSYRSPFHSDSPEQETERALEHLEQSIILEGADTIAAVILETVVGTNGVLVPPPGYLKGLRELCDTYGIVWIADEVMVGFGRTGKMFAVENFDATPDLLTFAKGVNSGYVPLGGVIMTTDVRNTFAHRAYPGGLTYSGHPLACGAGVETFKIFEEEKILDRVNELADRVIQPALVELAAKHDIIGEVRGLGMFWALELVKNRETREPLVPFAAKGEDNAPMAAIGAACKKAGLLVIVGGNRIQIAPPLTVSEEELRRGLQIIDEALTEAGQHYEG, encoded by the coding sequence ATGACCGAGACCAACGACCACGTCTTCTACTCCTGGTCCGCCCAGGACGAGATCAACCCCGTCGAGATCGTGAGCAGCGAGGGCTCCACCATCACCGACGCGGACGGGAACACGTTCCTCGACTTCACCTCCCAGCTGGTGTTCACCAACCTCGGGCATCAGAACCCACGCCTGATCCAGGCGATCAAGGACCAGGCTGACAAGCTCGCGGTCATCGCGCCGGCCTACAAGAACGCCACCCGTACCGAGCTGGCCGGACGCATTGCCGACGCCGCCCCGGGTGGCCTCAACTACGTCTTCTTCACCAACTCGGGCGCCGAGGCCAACGAACACGCCGTGCGCATGGCCCGTTTCCACACCGGCCGCAAGAAGGTGCTGTCCGCGTACCGCTCGTACCACGGCGCCACCGCCACCGCGATGACCCTGACCGGTGAACCGCGTCGCTGGGCCAACGACAACCTCGACGCCCACGTCGGCCGCTTCTTCGGCCCGTACTCCTACCGCTCCCCCTTCCACTCCGACTCCCCGGAGCAGGAGACCGAGCGTGCCCTGGAGCACCTCGAGCAGAGCATCATCCTCGAGGGCGCGGACACCATCGCCGCGGTCATCCTCGAAACCGTCGTGGGCACCAACGGCGTCCTCGTCCCGCCGCCGGGCTACCTCAAGGGCCTGCGCGAACTGTGCGACACGTACGGCATCGTGTGGATCGCCGACGAGGTCATGGTGGGCTTCGGCCGCACCGGCAAGATGTTCGCGGTGGAGAACTTCGACGCCACACCGGACCTGCTCACCTTCGCCAAGGGCGTCAACTCCGGTTACGTCCCTCTCGGCGGTGTCATCATGACCACCGACGTGCGCAACACCTTCGCCCACCGCGCCTACCCGGGCGGCCTGACTTACTCCGGACACCCCCTGGCCTGCGGCGCCGGTGTGGAGACCTTCAAGATCTTCGAGGAAGAGAAGATCCTGGACCGCGTCAACGAACTCGCCGACCGCGTCATCCAGCCGGCCCTCGTGGAGCTTGCCGCGAAGCACGACATCATCGGCGAGGTGCGGGGCCTGGGCATGTTCTGGGCACTCGAGCTGGTGAAGAACCGCGAGACCCGCGAGCCCCTGGTCCCCTTCGCCGCCAAGGGTGAGGACAACGCTCCCATGGCCGCCATCGGTGCGGCCTGCAAGAAGGCCGGGCTGCTGGTCATCGTCGGCGGCAACCGCATCCAGATCGCCCCGCCGCTCACGGTCTCCGAGGAGGAGCTGCGCCGCGGCCTGCAGATCATCGACGAGGCACTGACCGAGGCCGGGCAGCACTACGAGGGCTAG